A window of Gudongella oleilytica genomic DNA:
ATCCTGGCACAAATCAATAGCTGATGAACTGCTCAACGATAAGAAGCTGGATAATGGCTATAATTTTGAGGAGCTGTTCTATCAATTAAGCTCCTCTAAGCAATTTGAAGAGCTTATTGATATTGCCTATGAGAGGATAGGCATAGCGAGAAATATGTTCACAGATTCTTCAATAGTCATACTGACTCAGGTTTATGATATCCTATCAACATCGGGTTATCCTAAGGACATCGAGATACTTGACAAACTGTGTTATAGCTTGATCGTAAAAGGTGAAACCGCACAGCTGAAGGACTATCTCGATAAGTTGATGAATGCAGCTGAGTCAAGGGGCAACGACAGATTCATCGTACGCTGGATGCTTTATAAGCTGGAATTCTCAGTTAGAAGCAACGACATACTGAGCTCGCAGGAATTGATAAATGAAATAAGCAAAGGATTGGAAGGCAAGGATTATGTTGAGGAGGAGATTTATCATAAATTACTTCAGGCAAAGCATTATCTTGATGTAGACAATCCGGTTATGACTGAGTCAATGGCAGATGAAGGGATAACTTTGTCAGAAAGCAATAATATTTGGACATATGTCGGAGACCTTTTCAATGTAAGGGGGATCGCTAAATACATGTTAGGGGATCCTGAATCGGCTATTGTGGATTACAACAGGGCTTTGGAGGGATATAAGAAGTCTGATCGTCCATTTTATATGGTTAAGCCAATCAATAACATTGGGAGCATTCAAAGCGAATATTACGGGTCAGAAAAACTGGCGCTTGATTACTACTGGCGATGTGTGGAAATATCCGAGAGTTACGGACTGACTTCTCTTCAGACAACATTTTTAAGCAACATTGGAGAAGCCTTCATAAATGTAAGAGATTATAAAAATGCTGAAATTTTCCTTGATCGTGCTATAGATCTATCAAAAAGAATAGATGACAAGAAGAGTCTTTTTCTCTCAACAGTCCTACAGGGGATCGTGTATTTGATATTAGGCAGGATAAATAGAGCACTGGAGATAAATCTGAGCTTGAAGGAGATGAACAAGTCTGTCCAAATTCAGGATAAAGAGGTCTTGATGCAGTATACAAATTTCCTGGGACAGTTCTATTTTGAGACTGGTGATTTTAAATTATCTAAGGAGTTTAGCAAAATTTCCATGGAAAGATCCTTAGATATAAGCAAGAAGGAATATATGAAGGCAAAGAACAGGCTTATAAACATCGATTTCATAGAAAAATCAAGCATAGATAAAGATATGATCCTGGAAATCGTCGAAGAATACAAAAATAGCGGAAGCAGCTATGATAGAGCTTATTTTCTATTGCTTTATGGTTTGATCGCTCATTATTTAAATGATGAGGAGCTAAGCAAATCCTTGATTCAGGAATATAAAAATCTGGATAGCGAAGAAGTATTAGAGAAATACCAGCAAGATCTGGAGCTTATAGAGCTGATAATTGAGGGAAGCAATTCTTCTCTCATTTCCGCAATTGATCATTCAAAATCAGCCGGCTCAAATTTGTTGATACCCAAGCTTTATTCAAACTTGGCACTGGCGGTAAAGCTATCGGACAGTGGACTTTACTATGAGGCTTTCACGGTTATGATCAATAACCTGGATTATTATGAAACAGCCGTCAGGATGCTGGGAGAAGAGTATGCAGGCCCTGATTTTCGGAGGTTTTATATGTTGGATCTGATGATCCCGATCATTGACAGGAGCTTATTCTCAATTACTGGTTTCAACAGAGATTTTGAGCCAAGAATCGAAAATTATCTCAATAAGCTGGATGAACAACTCTTTTTGAGGATATTTTCTGGAGAAGAGGCATCCAGGTGTTGTATAGACACAACGAAGCTTCTATCGGCCCTGGATAGCAATTTCAGCGAGAATCTTGATAAAATACTTGAGTTTATCGCAATAAAGACCAATGCAGAGCATGGATACATTGTTTTGTACGACACCGACGGGAGTGAAAACAGGGTCATTAAATATGGAGCACATGAAGACTTTCCTCTCAATTTGGTTATTGAAAATACAATAAAGGATGAGCAGACTGTATTAATCAGGCGGGATATTTCCAGCAAGCAGTGCCACATACTGGAAATGCATATTGAGGAAGAGATTTCAGGATTTATTGTTGTCCCGATATTGACATCACAAGGTTTTTCAGAAAAATCGATGGATAGAAGACAATCCTATGTCAGGAACAACATATATGGGTATGTATTGCTTTTAACAAGGAGTAATGTGAATAGATTCGACAATTTACGTTCTGATTTGATAAAAGACCTCACTTGGTTGATATACTTGAATTCTGAGAATGACAGGCTATACAGGAGCTCTTTTTATGATAAACTGACTGGTACATACAGAAGGAATGTCGTCGAAAAAAGACTGTCTGATGCAATTCAGCACCATTCTATCAACGATAGAGGGTTTGCCTGTTTGATGCTTGATATCGACAGATTTAAGTCCATAAACGATACTTATGGTCACCAAATAGGTGATAAAGTTCTGACATCGATAGGAGAGGCAATAAGAGAATCAGTCAGGATCACTGATACTGCTGGCAGATACGGAGGAGAGGAGTTTCTACTGATTATTGAAGACGTTGATTCCAATTCTGCGGCAGCTGTTGCTGAAAAGATAAGGTCCTCTATTGAGTCCATGACTGTTAAAGGCTTGAAGCAGAAAGTAACTGCAAGCATCGGTGTTTCACTTTATCCTGAGGATGGGCAGCTGCCGGAGGATCTTATACTAAGAGCAGATCAGGCAATGTATCATGCAAAGGAGGTTCTTGGCAGAAACAGCGTCGCACTGTGGAATGATAATATGGGGTCGATTGCCAGCAAATTCAAGCTGGAGCATGACCTTGTTGTTGGAGGATTTGAGAATGATTCAGATAGAATAGGGGCCTTATCGGACACTGCTCTCCTTATTCAAAGAAACATGAACTTGAAGGATAAGCTTGATTTATTTCTGGGTTACCTGCTTGACTCAACTCAGGGTAGTAATGCTGCAATTTATTCAAGATCCGATAATCAGCTAAAATGTATTGCCGTCAGATCCAAGACGATGAATGATGCTGATATCCTTATACCATATGATTATTTGCACAAGGTATCTAAATCAAGAGAATCCGAGAGCTATATATATCTTAGGACCAGTTCTGAGGGTGATGAGCAGGCAAATGAGTATGTTTCAGGAGCCATTTGCCCGATTATTATAAACGGAGATGTTTATGGGCTGATACTGGTTGAAGTTCCTTTGTCCAGACGAGAGTTCAAACAAAAAGATTTGAAGTATATTGAAGTTTTGGGTAGTGTATTTTCGGCCAATTTAGTATAATTTATTCAGTACTGTGAATTGAAATATCATCACAGCGGGGAGGGGTATTATGACTGTCACCATCAAAGATGTTGCAAGAATGGCTGAGGTATCTATATCTACTGTATCAAGAGTAATCAATGATTCTAAGCCTGTAAGTCCTGAAGCCAGGAGGAGAGTTCTAAAGGCCATAGAGGAGCTTGGCTATAAGCCTAATGAGGTTGCCAGGAGTCTTGTAACCAAGAAGTCAAACATAATAGGCATTATAGTAGACGATATTGGAAGCTCATATGTTGCACAAATAATCCGAGGCGTTGAGGAAGTTGGACGAATGTATAATTACGATCTTCTTCTTTGCAGCAGTTATGGAGATAAGGAGTCGGAACTAAGATTTGCTCAGCTTTTGATGCAAAAGCAGGTAGCTGGGATAATAATAGTATCAGAGATCCTGAATAATGACGTTTTATCTTTCCTGGATATGTCGAGGATACCTTTTGTTTATCTTAACAAATATTACAATGTCCTTGAGAGCCCTAATGTTTCCATAAATAACAGGGAAGCCAGTGATAAAGTAATGAGACATTTAGTCGAGGAAGGACATAAAAGGATCGCCTATGTTACCCAGGAGAAGGATGTAGAGCTGACTATTGAGAAGCACAAGCTGGAAGCTTACAGAGAATGGATGGGAAATATTGGCGGGGATCCGATGGTTTTTGAAGTTGACGGTCATAAGATTGAGGACGGATACGATATAGGAAACAGGATAGTTGAGAGATTGCTCGAGGAGAAAATCACTGCAGTATACTGTTGTGAAGATGAGATAGCAATAGGATTGATCAATTACCTGTATGATCACAATATAAAAGTGCCGGAGGACATTTCAGTGGTCGGCTACGGTGACATTACTTTGGCTTCCTATTTCAGACCTATGCTTACAACTATAAAGGAGCCATATTATGATATAGGTGCAGTGTCAATAAGAAGGATACTTAAGGTACTTCAGGGAGAAAAGGTAGAAGAACAGACAATTGTGCTCCCAGTCCAACTTATTGTCAGGGACAGCTGTGCATCTCCATCCAAATAATTGTGGAACAAAGCAGCACTGTATGGTATAATACGCTCAAGCAAATAAAAGTGGGGATAATATGACTAAAGTATTATTGCTTCACGAAAATTCAAAAAATCAAAACCACAGCCCTGCTGTGGTTTTTTTGGTACGACGGGCATGCCTTCTGTCTGTGGTGAAAGTCCACAAGGGGCGTAGTTGCCGACGAACCCTATAGCGACTTGCAAGGTTCACATCGTGAGGTGTGGGCGAGAGGAAGCAATAGCGAAATCGTAGCCTGACGGACAGAAACCTGATACCAAGGCTTGCATGGAGGATAAGCTGGCCAAAAGCAGTGAAGTCCAAAAGGCAATCGTAACCCATGCAGGTAGATCAGGCAGGTAGACGAGGAAAGACAGAGGACTTATCCCGTGAGGTCTCATGGGCGGCTAAAACCGTAGTAATAACGAACCATGAGAAGTCAGCAGAGGTCATAGTACTTGGAAACAAGGAAGGACTGAACAATTCAAAGTCAAATGGACTTACGGATGTAAATGCATAGGCCTGACGAGAATCTCAGTAGCGAAGACGTAACGGAGCGAAGGGTTCACAGGAGGTAAGGTTGATATGCATGAAAGCAAAACAGGAAAAGGAGACAAATCATGTCACAACTAATGGAACAGATATTATCAAGAGAGAATATGCTGCTTGCATACAAGAAGGTAAAAGCCAACAAAGGAGCAGGAGGCATAGACAACATAAGTGTAGACGAAATTGATGAATATCTGAAAGGAAACTGGGAAGACATCAAGGAACGTATTCGTAACAGAAAGTACAAACCTCAGCCGGTGCTAAGAGTTGAAATACCAAAGCCAAATGGTGGAGTAAGAAAACTTGGTATACCCACAGTGATGGACAGAATCATAGAACAGGCAATAGTGCAGGTAATCACACCCATAGTGGAGCCACATTTCAGCGAATACAGCTATGGTTTCAGGCCGGGTAGACGAGCACAACAGGCAGTCATCAAACTATTGGAATATCTGAATGACGGATATATCTACATAGTGGATATTGACCTTGAGAAGTTCTTTGATAATGTACCACAAGACAAGCTGATGACCCTTGTAGGCAAAATCATACAAGACCCTGACACAGAATCACTCATAGCTAAATATCTAAAGGCAGGAGTGATGGACAAAGGAAAATATGAAGAAACCAACGAGGGGACCCCGCAGGGAGGAAACCTCTCCCCAATACTCAGTAACATCATGCTCAATGAGCTTGACAAAGAGCTTGAAGCAAGAGGACTTAATTTTGTTAGATATGCAGATGACTGTGTAATAGCAGTAGGAAGTAGTGCAGCTTCCAACAGAGTTATGAACACCATAACAAAATGGATAGAGAGAAAACTCGGATTAAAAGTCAACGCAGAAAAGACAAGAACCACAGAACCAACAAAGCTAAAATATTTAGGATTTGGTTTTGTGAAGATGGATGGTAAATGGGAGGCAAGGCCTCATCGGGACTCCATAGTTAAATTCAAGAGAAAACTCAAGCAGCTCACAAAACGCTCATGGTCAATCAGCATGGACGATAGAATAAAGAGACTCAATTGGGTAATCAGAGGCTGGATAAACTACTTTCGAATAGGTAAAATGAAGACTAATATGATACGAATAGATGGACACTTGCGTACAAGAATCCGTATCGTGATATGGAAGCAGTGGAAAACCAGTCAGAAGAGAATGTGGGGCTTAAGAAAACTCGGTGCTCCGGAATGGATGGTAAGACAGTCGGTAGGGTTTAACAACCATTACCAGGCAGTGGCTAAAACCACAGGTTTACGTAAAATATCAAAAGAAATCCTCGCAAAGCGAGGTCTCATTAGTTGTTTGGATTATTATTTGAATTGAACCGCCGTATGCCGAACGGCACGTACGGTGGTGTGAGAGGGGAATTAATTTTCCCCTACTCGATCGCCACTTCATCTTGTTAGTATAATAATGTATTGGAGGTAGAAGAATGAATAAAGTGTACATAGACGGAAGCAATATGAACCTGAGAGATTTCATCCTCGTAGCTAGACAAAGAACACAGGTGGAGTTGGATGACAATGCCAAAACAAGAATAAAAAGATCAAGAGATCTGGTTGACAGGTTTATAGAGGAAGAACGTGTAGTTTATGGGATTACTACCGGTTTTGGAAAGTTCAGTGACATTGTCATAAGCTGTGAAGAAACAGTAGCCTTGCAAAGGAACCTCATAATAAGCCACTCCTGTGGAGTTGGGGAACCGTTGCCAGAGGAAGCTGTAAGAGGGATTATGCTCTTAAGAGCAAATGCATTGTCAAAGGGACTTTCCGGGATAAGGCTTTCAGTAGTTGAGACTCTTATTGAAATGCTAAATAGAAAAGTTCACCCAATAATCCCGGAAAAAGGCTCACTAGGCGCCAGTGGGGATCTGGCACCTCTTGCACATATGGTTCTCGTAATGATCGGTGAGGGGGAAGCTATTTACAATGGTGTCAGAATGAGTGGGCGAAAAGCTATGGATAATGCAGGGATTCCTACCGTAACCCTAGTAGCAAAAGAAGGACTCGCTCTTATAAATGGAACACAGGTAATGACTTCCATAGGTGCATTGGCACTTCATGATGCGATAAACCTTTCAAAGATATCAGACATTGCAGCTGCATTGACGATTGAGGCTCTAAATGGAATAACAGACGCCATGGATCCAAGGGTGCATATCGCAAGAGGTCATGTTGGTCAGATCAAATCTGCGGCGAACCTGCTAAGGCTATTGGAAGGTAGCTTCATGACATCAAAACAAGGGCAAAGGAGAGTGCAGGACCCGTATTCATTAAGGTGTACCCCACAAATACATGGAGCTACGAAGGACAGCCTTCTTTTCATTAAAGAGAAGGTAGAGATAGAAATGAATGCTGCAACAGATAATCCAATTATATTTCCAGATGAGGAAGATGTTATATCAGGTGGAAATTTTCATGGACAACCTATTGCTCTCCCAATGGATTTTTTAGGGATAGCACTTTCAGAACTGGCAAATATTTCAGAACGAAGATTGGAAAGACTTGTAAATCCGTCGCTTAGCAATGGTCTCCCTGCTTTTTTGACATCAAAGGGAGGAGTGAACTCAGGGTTTATGATAGTACAATATTCAGCTGCATCTCTGGTTTCCGAGAATAAAGTGTTGGCACATCCGGCAAGTGTTGACTCCATTCCATCATCTGCAAACCAGGAGGATCATGTCTCCATGGGTACTATTGCAGCAAGGAAGGCAATGGAGATACTTAAAAATGCCAGGAAGGTAATTGCAATGGAGCTTATGGCAGCTTGCCAGGCAATAGATCTCAGAGGGAAAGACAAACTTGGAAAAGGAACAGAAGTGGCTTATAAAACCTTAAGACGGGAGGTCCGGGAGTTAAATGAAGACAGAATAATGTATCTGGACATAAATAAGTCGGAAGATATAATCAGGACCAACGTGATTTTGGATGAAGTTGAAGCTGTTATTGGGAAATTAGAGTAAGGAGGTCTATCATGGTCAATAACGATATGGTTTATGAAGGCATGGAGATTAAGCTTCCAAAAACTCTCCCCCGAGCAAAGGAGTTTGCTCCTGGGATTAGAAGAGCACCGAAAAGAGAACTGACGCTTTCCGGACATGAGATGAAACTTGCATTAAGAAACGCACTAAGGTATATCCCTGAGGAACTGCATGAGACCTTAGCACCTGAATTTATGGATGAACTTTTGACTTATGGAAGGATTTATGGCTACAGATTCAGACCCGAAGGTGAGATAAAGGGAAGGCCAATAGATGAATACAAGGGGAAATGCATAGAAGCTAAAGCTTTTCAGGTGATGATAGACAATAACCTTGATTTTGATGTTGCACTTTATCCTTATGAGCTTGTGACATATGGTGAGACAGGACAGGTTTTCCAGAACTGGATGCAGTACAGACTGGTAAAGCAATATCTCGAGATATTGGATGACAGTCAGACTCTGGTGATCATGTCAGGCCATCCATTAGGACTGTTTAAATCGGCGAAGCAAAGTCCAAGGGTAGTCATTACCAACTCTCTTATGATAGGTATGTTTGATAACCA
This region includes:
- a CDS encoding diguanylate cyclase produces the protein MAVAQIKYKLTNQGDGVKLIHEDVDMDFSLNLPGSLYKLYDIIAENLIRRSKTESIFLGINDLELSSSSILEMIDFLFTKFKGNRILLICTYNQMGAGKDSERLLEDWANRNGALRIKTSNLSLESTGRLVKSILGIAFIPKDFSQLLYKESLGNTRYLVHLLRHFYDTGELYMSKEGVWNIRKDRYDDLKFPNSFVDAFKNRIDSVSPKQLYLLQMVSCFEGSAKKALIKKLTGFADVEFNELLISLEAEGLISEDNNEYGQALDITEGEIKKYIYSMLDQSQRESWHKSIADELLNDKKLDNGYNFEELFYQLSSSKQFEELIDIAYERIGIARNMFTDSSIVILTQVYDILSTSGYPKDIEILDKLCYSLIVKGETAQLKDYLDKLMNAAESRGNDRFIVRWMLYKLEFSVRSNDILSSQELINEISKGLEGKDYVEEEIYHKLLQAKHYLDVDNPVMTESMADEGITLSESNNIWTYVGDLFNVRGIAKYMLGDPESAIVDYNRALEGYKKSDRPFYMVKPINNIGSIQSEYYGSEKLALDYYWRCVEISESYGLTSLQTTFLSNIGEAFINVRDYKNAEIFLDRAIDLSKRIDDKKSLFLSTVLQGIVYLILGRINRALEINLSLKEMNKSVQIQDKEVLMQYTNFLGQFYFETGDFKLSKEFSKISMERSLDISKKEYMKAKNRLINIDFIEKSSIDKDMILEIVEEYKNSGSSYDRAYFLLLYGLIAHYLNDEELSKSLIQEYKNLDSEEVLEKYQQDLELIELIIEGSNSSLISAIDHSKSAGSNLLIPKLYSNLALAVKLSDSGLYYEAFTVMINNLDYYETAVRMLGEEYAGPDFRRFYMLDLMIPIIDRSLFSITGFNRDFEPRIENYLNKLDEQLFLRIFSGEEASRCCIDTTKLLSALDSNFSENLDKILEFIAIKTNAEHGYIVLYDTDGSENRVIKYGAHEDFPLNLVIENTIKDEQTVLIRRDISSKQCHILEMHIEEEISGFIVVPILTSQGFSEKSMDRRQSYVRNNIYGYVLLLTRSNVNRFDNLRSDLIKDLTWLIYLNSENDRLYRSSFYDKLTGTYRRNVVEKRLSDAIQHHSINDRGFACLMLDIDRFKSINDTYGHQIGDKVLTSIGEAIRESVRITDTAGRYGGEEFLLIIEDVDSNSAAAVAEKIRSSIESMTVKGLKQKVTASIGVSLYPEDGQLPEDLILRADQAMYHAKEVLGRNSVALWNDNMGSIASKFKLEHDLVVGGFENDSDRIGALSDTALLIQRNMNLKDKLDLFLGYLLDSTQGSNAAIYSRSDNQLKCIAVRSKTMNDADILIPYDYLHKVSKSRESESYIYLRTSSEGDEQANEYVSGAICPIIINGDVYGLILVEVPLSRREFKQKDLKYIEVLGSVFSANLV
- a CDS encoding LacI family DNA-binding transcriptional regulator, translating into MTVTIKDVARMAEVSISTVSRVINDSKPVSPEARRRVLKAIEELGYKPNEVARSLVTKKSNIIGIIVDDIGSSYVAQIIRGVEEVGRMYNYDLLLCSSYGDKESELRFAQLLMQKQVAGIIIVSEILNNDVLSFLDMSRIPFVYLNKYYNVLESPNVSINNREASDKVMRHLVEEGHKRIAYVTQEKDVELTIEKHKLEAYREWMGNIGGDPMVFEVDGHKIEDGYDIGNRIVERLLEEKITAVYCCEDEIAIGLINYLYDHNIKVPEDISVVGYGDITLASYFRPMLTTIKEPYYDIGAVSIRRILKVLQGEKVEEQTIVLPVQLIVRDSCASPSK
- the ltrA gene encoding group II intron reverse transcriptase/maturase, with the translated sequence MEQILSRENMLLAYKKVKANKGAGGIDNISVDEIDEYLKGNWEDIKERIRNRKYKPQPVLRVEIPKPNGGVRKLGIPTVMDRIIEQAIVQVITPIVEPHFSEYSYGFRPGRRAQQAVIKLLEYLNDGYIYIVDIDLEKFFDNVPQDKLMTLVGKIIQDPDTESLIAKYLKAGVMDKGKYEETNEGTPQGGNLSPILSNIMLNELDKELEARGLNFVRYADDCVIAVGSSAASNRVMNTITKWIERKLGLKVNAEKTRTTEPTKLKYLGFGFVKMDGKWEARPHRDSIVKFKRKLKQLTKRSWSISMDDRIKRLNWVIRGWINYFRIGKMKTNMIRIDGHLRTRIRIVIWKQWKTSQKRMWGLRKLGAPEWMVRQSVGFNNHYQAVAKTTGLRKISKEILAKRGLISCLDYYLN
- the hutH gene encoding histidine ammonia-lyase, producing MNKVYIDGSNMNLRDFILVARQRTQVELDDNAKTRIKRSRDLVDRFIEEERVVYGITTGFGKFSDIVISCEETVALQRNLIISHSCGVGEPLPEEAVRGIMLLRANALSKGLSGIRLSVVETLIEMLNRKVHPIIPEKGSLGASGDLAPLAHMVLVMIGEGEAIYNGVRMSGRKAMDNAGIPTVTLVAKEGLALINGTQVMTSIGALALHDAINLSKISDIAAALTIEALNGITDAMDPRVHIARGHVGQIKSAANLLRLLEGSFMTSKQGQRRVQDPYSLRCTPQIHGATKDSLLFIKEKVEIEMNAATDNPIIFPDEEDVISGGNFHGQPIALPMDFLGIALSELANISERRLERLVNPSLSNGLPAFLTSKGGVNSGFMIVQYSAASLVSENKVLAHPASVDSIPSSANQEDHVSMGTIAARKAMEILKNARKVIAMELMAACQAIDLRGKDKLGKGTEVAYKTLRREVRELNEDRIMYLDINKSEDIIRTNVILDEVEAVIGKLE